The candidate division TA06 bacterium B3_TA06 genome includes a window with the following:
- a CDS encoding nucleic acid-binding protein, which produces MKIVFVDACYWIAIVNPKDSLRKTALKAKESLGGKVRKITTDEILVEFLNFLSDRGYYLRNAAVKMVRAIIADPNVKVLPQSRNSFERGLKLYEERMDKSYSLTDCISINTMKAESMTEVLSHDKHFEQEGFAFSHGQGYGGTGQSQSVLFHPLFYSPPSRGR; this is translated from the coding sequence ATGAAAATCGTTTTTGTAGATGCATGCTACTGGATAGCTATTGTCAACCCTAAGGATTCGTTAAGAAAAACGGCGCTTAAAGCAAAGGAATCACTAGGCGGTAAAGTCAGGAAAATAACTACGGATGAGATATTGGTGGAATTCTTGAACTTCCTTTCTGATCGCGGCTATTATCTTCGGAACGCAGCTGTAAAAATGGTAAGAGCAATCATAGCAGATCCCAATGTGAAAGTACTCCCTCAATCTCGTAATTCATTTGAGCGAGGGCTCAAGTTATATGAAGAGCGTATGGATAAAAGCTACAGCTTGACCGATTGCATTTCCATTAACACTATGAAGGCTGAATCCATGACCGAAGTTCTGAGCCACGATAAGCACTTCGAACAAGAGGGGTTTGCCTTTAGCCATGGGCAAGGATATGGAGGTACTGGACAAAGTCAATCGGTTCTTTTTCACCCCCTCTTTTATTCTCCCCCGTCAAGGGGGAGATGA